Proteins encoded together in one Vibrio hippocampi window:
- the fbp gene encoding class 1 fructose-bisphosphatase has translation MSEMRTLGEFIVEKQHDFPHASGDLSSLLSSIRLAAKIVNREINKAGLVEDITGAVGTENVQGEAQQKLDVYANDKFKSALEARDQVCGVASEEEDEAVAFNKELNKNAKYVVLMDPLDGSSNIDVNVSVGTIFSIYRRVSPIGTPPTEEDFLQPGNKQVAAGYVVYGSSTMLVYTTGKGVNGFTYDPSIGTFCLSHENMMIPKDGNIYSINEGNYIRFPQGVKKYIKYCQENEPTDNRPYVSRYIGSLVSDFHRNLLKGGIYLYPSTQSHPDGKLRLLYECNPMAFIMEQAGGLATDGTRRIMDIKPTELHQRVPFFVGSENMVHKVEEFLETYKED, from the coding sequence ATGTCTGAAATGCGCACCCTTGGAGAATTCATCGTTGAGAAACAACATGACTTCCCACATGCAAGTGGTGATTTGTCTTCTCTTTTGTCTTCGATTCGACTCGCAGCCAAAATCGTAAACCGAGAAATCAACAAAGCAGGTCTTGTTGAAGATATTACTGGCGCAGTCGGCACTGAAAATGTTCAGGGCGAGGCACAGCAAAAACTCGACGTTTACGCTAATGATAAGTTCAAATCTGCGCTTGAAGCCCGCGACCAAGTTTGCGGCGTTGCAAGTGAAGAAGAAGATGAAGCTGTAGCGTTCAATAAAGAGCTAAATAAAAACGCTAAATACGTTGTATTGATGGACCCACTGGATGGATCTTCCAATATTGATGTTAACGTATCGGTCGGCACCATTTTCTCTATCTATCGTCGTGTATCACCTATCGGCACCCCACCAACAGAAGAAGATTTTCTACAGCCTGGTAACAAACAGGTTGCAGCAGGTTATGTGGTTTACGGCTCATCTACCATGCTCGTGTATACCACAGGTAAAGGTGTAAACGGCTTTACCTATGACCCATCTATCGGCACTTTCTGTCTTTCACACGAGAATATGATGATTCCAAAAGATGGCAACATCTATTCCATCAACGAAGGCAACTACATTCGTTTCCCTCAAGGTGTAAAAAAGTACATTAAGTACTGCCAAGAGAATGAGCCAACGGATAATCGCCCTTATGTTTCACGCTATATTGGTTCACTGGTATCAGATTTCCACCGCAACCTACTTAAGGGCGGCATCTATCTATACCCAAGCACGCAAAGCCATCCAGATGGTAAGCTGCGCCTGCTTTATGAATGCAACCCAATGGCGTTCATTATGGAACAAGCTGGCGGTCTAGCGACCGATGGGACACGTCGCATCATGGACATCAAACCTACTGAGCTTCACCAACGCGTACCATTCTTCGTTGGTTCAGAGAATATGGTCCATAAAGTTGAAGAGTTCTTAGAAACATACAAAGAAGACTAA
- the mpl gene encoding UDP-N-acetylmuramate:L-alanyl-gamma-D-glutamyl-meso-diaminopimelate ligase — MHIHILGICGTFMGGAAVLAKQLGHKVTGCDANVYPPMSTLLESQGIEIIQGFDPVQLDPAPDLVVIGNAMSRGNPCVEHVLNHNLKYTSGPQWLQDFLLHDRWVLAVAGTHGKTTTSSMLSWILEDCGYQPGFLVGGVLGNFGQSARLGESMFFVVEADEYDSAFFDKRSKFVHYHPKTLIMNNLEFDHADIFDDLEAIKRQFHHLVRTVPGVGRVLAPKGDKALSDVLSRGCWSEVEHTGEDGDWVVNKLEKDGSQFEVYLHGNRVGTVTWDLVGDHNVDNALMAIAAARHVGVTPDLACEALGKFINTKRRLENRGEVNQVTVYDDFAHHPTAITLTLEGLRNKVGDKRILAVVEPRSATMKRGVHKETLANSLAQADQVFLYQPEDIDWSVGDIAANCQQPAFVSDSIDALVQSVVDSARPGDQILVMSNGGFGNIHNKLLEALA; from the coding sequence ATGCACATACATATTTTAGGAATTTGCGGCACCTTTATGGGTGGCGCTGCGGTATTGGCAAAACAACTGGGTCACAAGGTGACGGGTTGTGATGCCAATGTTTATCCTCCAATGAGTACTCTATTGGAGTCGCAAGGTATTGAAATTATACAGGGTTTTGATCCTGTGCAGTTAGATCCCGCGCCAGACCTCGTTGTTATTGGTAATGCGATGAGTCGGGGCAACCCTTGTGTTGAGCACGTACTTAATCACAACCTAAAGTACACCTCTGGACCGCAATGGTTGCAAGATTTTCTGCTGCATGACCGCTGGGTGCTGGCGGTGGCGGGGACTCACGGCAAAACCACTACATCGAGTATGTTGAGTTGGATTTTAGAAGATTGTGGATACCAGCCCGGCTTTTTAGTCGGCGGTGTATTGGGCAACTTTGGTCAGTCTGCTCGCTTAGGTGAATCGATGTTTTTTGTGGTTGAAGCGGATGAATATGACAGCGCATTTTTTGATAAGCGTTCCAAGTTTGTTCACTACCATCCTAAAACATTGATCATGAATAACTTAGAGTTTGATCATGCTGATATCTTCGATGATCTTGAAGCGATCAAGCGTCAATTCCATCACCTCGTGCGCACGGTGCCTGGCGTAGGGCGCGTGCTAGCACCGAAAGGCGACAAAGCGCTATCCGATGTTTTGAGTCGAGGCTGTTGGAGTGAAGTCGAGCATACTGGCGAAGACGGAGATTGGGTAGTCAACAAGCTTGAAAAGGATGGCTCTCAGTTTGAGGTTTATCTGCATGGAAATCGAGTCGGCACGGTGACTTGGGATCTGGTCGGAGACCACAATGTAGACAATGCATTAATGGCTATCGCGGCGGCAAGGCATGTGGGTGTGACGCCTGATCTTGCATGTGAAGCTTTAGGTAAATTTATCAACACCAAGCGTCGTCTGGAAAATCGTGGCGAAGTCAACCAAGTGACGGTTTATGACGACTTTGCGCACCATCCAACGGCGATTACCCTGACTTTAGAGGGATTACGCAACAAGGTAGGCGATAAGCGCATTCTCGCCGTGGTGGAGCCTAGGTCGGCGACGATGAAGCGTGGTGTGCATAAGGAGACTCTGGCGAACTCACTTGCACAGGCGGATCAAGTGTTCCTTTACCAACCAGAAGATATTGATTGGTCGGTGGGTGATATTGCCGCCAACTGCCAACAACCGGCTTTTGTCTCGGATTCTATTGATGCCTTGGTCCAATCCGTGGTCGATAGCGCTCGTCCGGGTGACCAAATATTAGTGATGAGCAATGGTGGGTTTGGCAACATTCACAATAAGCTATTGGAGGCTTTGGCTTGA
- the msrA gene encoding peptide-methionine (S)-S-oxide reductase MsrA, which produces MMGKMDMISAADALPGRETPITITEPHFVNQSCLTAPLQSHEDSIVLGLGCFWGAERLLWQLDGVVSTSVGYSGGFTPNPTYEEVCTGLTGHTEVVRVVLDTQVTSLVEILKLFWEKHDPTQGMQQGNDKGTQYRSAIYTRNAEQTEVAQQTLQTYQQLLGDSDTITTEILPLGDYYFAELYHQQYLAKNPDGYCGIGGTGICFPPSLQPKA; this is translated from the coding sequence TTGATGGGAAAAATGGATATGATCTCAGCGGCAGATGCACTGCCCGGTAGAGAAACACCAATCACAATCACAGAGCCACATTTTGTAAATCAAAGTTGCTTAACCGCACCATTGCAAAGCCATGAAGATAGCATTGTGCTGGGTCTTGGCTGCTTTTGGGGTGCTGAACGCTTGCTCTGGCAACTTGATGGCGTCGTTTCCACCTCAGTTGGTTACTCTGGAGGATTCACTCCCAACCCAACTTATGAAGAAGTCTGCACCGGTTTAACCGGACATACCGAAGTGGTTCGTGTTGTGCTTGATACCCAAGTCACCTCACTGGTTGAAATTTTGAAGCTATTTTGGGAAAAACACGACCCAACACAAGGCATGCAACAAGGAAACGACAAAGGCACTCAGTACCGTTCAGCCATCTACACTCGCAATGCTGAACAGACCGAGGTTGCCCAACAGACGTTGCAAACTTATCAACAACTTCTAGGTGACAGCGACACGATCACAACCGAAATACTGCCACTGGGTGACTACTATTTTGCCGAGCTGTACCATCAACAATATTTAGCAAAAAATCCCGACGGTTACTGCGGCATTGGCGGTACAGGCATCTGTTTCCCTCCGAGCTTGCAACCTAAAGCGTAG
- a CDS encoding flavin prenyltransferase UbiX, with product MTSKSITLAFTGASGAPYGMRLLECLLAQDYTVYLLVSSAARVVLATEHDTKLPASPSAMHKALVERLHCSADKLVVCGKEDWFSPVASGSAAPKQMIVCPCSAGSLASIAHGLSDNLIERAADVVIKEKGQLLLVVRETPFSTIHLENMHKLSQMGVTIMPAAPGFYHQPQSIDDLVDFMVARVLDHIGAEQTLVPRWGYDQR from the coding sequence ATGACATCAAAAAGCATCACATTAGCGTTTACGGGAGCCTCGGGTGCTCCTTATGGTATGCGCTTGTTGGAGTGCTTGTTAGCACAGGACTATACGGTTTACTTGTTAGTGTCCTCTGCTGCGCGTGTCGTGCTGGCGACAGAGCATGATACCAAGCTACCCGCCAGTCCTTCAGCAATGCACAAAGCCTTAGTGGAGCGACTCCACTGTTCAGCAGATAAGCTCGTGGTTTGCGGAAAAGAAGATTGGTTCTCGCCAGTGGCATCGGGCTCTGCTGCGCCTAAGCAGATGATAGTCTGTCCATGTTCGGCTGGCAGTTTAGCATCGATTGCTCACGGCCTATCGGACAATCTTATTGAACGTGCCGCCGATGTGGTGATCAAAGAAAAAGGCCAACTGCTTCTTGTGGTTCGAGAGACGCCGTTCTCCACCATCCACCTGGAAAATATGCACAAGCTTTCGCAAATGGGTGTCACGATTATGCCAGCGGCACCGGGCTTTTATCATCAACCTCAATCGATCGATGATCTGGTCGACTTTATGGTGGCACGCGTGTTGGATCATATTGGCGCAGAGCAAACCTTGGTTCCTCGTTGGGGATATGACCAAAGGTAA
- the tamA gene encoding autotransporter assembly complex protein TamA, protein MIKRVLTPLIVFFLSAPAAANDISLDIEGLSGALEDNVEAYISAIKPSEYSTSLRFQSRLTKEIQTALNALGYYNSTIDFVVSDQNDEITVNVKPGKPTLLTEVDIVIDGEARTDKDFSQVISESKLKLGKRLNHGDYDALKSTLRNLALQKGYFDGEYTASRLEVIPELNQARVKLHYDSGIRYQFGQSTITGSQIDEQKVQSLQPYQVGDDYQVAKVGEHNQNLSNTEWFSSVFVEPDLSQVDKGREIPMKVSLAPQVRNQFETGLGYSTDVGAKVQFKWKKPWFNEKGHSFNTSLDLSLPEQQVTASYKIPLDDVLKDYYVIQYGLKNVDRSDKQTLESNLSFERHWRLDSGWHRTAYIRYLLESYEFNDNGELGHFVLPGISYSRVVTRGGALPMGGNKHTIMFEVGEQNALSETSVFRFRGTSGWVSSIGNNHRGLLKLDIGANFATDPDKLSPSLRFYAGGDNSIRGYAYEDISPEDDSGNKTGGEYLATASVEYQYRITGNWWGATFFDIGDAFNDSPTWKRGAGVGIRWVSPVGPVKFDFARGLDADPQEWRVHFSLGPDL, encoded by the coding sequence ATGATAAAGAGAGTACTAACACCTCTAATTGTTTTTTTTCTATCAGCCCCAGCAGCTGCCAACGATATCTCTTTAGATATTGAAGGGTTGAGTGGTGCTTTGGAGGATAATGTAGAGGCCTATATTTCTGCCATTAAACCGAGTGAGTACTCCACCTCTCTGCGTTTCCAATCGCGTTTAACCAAAGAGATTCAAACCGCTTTGAATGCACTGGGTTATTACAATTCTACGATAGACTTTGTGGTAAGTGATCAAAACGACGAAATAACGGTCAATGTGAAACCTGGGAAGCCGACTCTATTGACGGAGGTGGATATTGTCATTGACGGTGAGGCAAGAACGGACAAAGACTTTTCGCAAGTGATTAGTGAGTCGAAGCTCAAGCTAGGCAAACGCCTTAATCACGGTGACTACGATGCACTCAAGTCAACCTTACGTAATCTTGCTTTGCAAAAAGGGTATTTTGATGGTGAGTATACCGCCAGTCGCCTTGAGGTGATTCCAGAGTTAAACCAGGCGAGGGTAAAGCTACATTATGATAGTGGAATTCGATATCAGTTCGGTCAATCGACGATTACAGGCAGCCAGATAGATGAACAGAAGGTTCAGTCATTACAACCTTACCAAGTCGGCGATGATTATCAGGTCGCTAAGGTTGGTGAACATAACCAGAATCTTTCCAACACAGAGTGGTTTTCCTCCGTGTTTGTTGAGCCAGACTTAAGCCAAGTTGATAAAGGTCGTGAGATACCAATGAAAGTCTCGCTGGCGCCACAGGTGCGAAACCAATTTGAGACCGGCTTGGGTTATTCCACTGACGTTGGTGCAAAAGTGCAGTTTAAATGGAAGAAGCCTTGGTTTAATGAAAAAGGTCATAGTTTTAATACCAGTCTTGATCTCTCTCTTCCCGAGCAACAGGTAACGGCTAGCTATAAGATCCCGCTTGACGATGTATTGAAAGATTATTATGTCATTCAATATGGGCTTAAAAATGTTGATCGAAGCGATAAACAAACCCTCGAATCTAACCTCTCTTTTGAGCGTCATTGGCGTCTAGATAGTGGCTGGCATCGCACCGCTTATATTCGCTATCTGTTGGAAAGTTATGAATTTAATGACAATGGAGAGTTAGGGCACTTTGTCCTGCCAGGTATTTCATATTCTAGGGTAGTAACACGCGGTGGTGCGCTGCCAATGGGAGGGAATAAGCACACCATTATGTTTGAAGTTGGTGAGCAGAATGCGTTATCAGAAACTTCGGTGTTTCGTTTTCGTGGCACCTCGGGTTGGGTGAGCAGCATTGGTAATAACCATCGTGGACTGCTTAAACTTGATATCGGTGCCAACTTCGCGACTGACCCCGATAAACTCTCCCCATCATTACGTTTCTATGCGGGTGGTGACAATAGTATCCGTGGTTACGCGTATGAAGATATTTCACCGGAAGATGATTCGGGCAATAAAACCGGTGGCGAGTATCTCGCTACCGCGAGCGTCGAGTATCAATATCGTATAACCGGTAATTGGTGGGGGGCGACGTTCTTTGATATTGGTGACGCCTTTAATGATTCACCCACTTGGAAACGAGGTGCGGGCGTAGGTATTCGCTGGGTGTCTCCTGTAGGACCAGTGAAGTTTGATTTTGCTCGTGGGTTAGATGCCGATCCTCAAGAGTGGCGTGTTCACTTTAGTTTGGGGCCAGACTTATGA
- a CDS encoding DUF1107 domain-containing protein, whose protein sequence is MLRNFSVYRPRQIAKFVKVLFKGQFFISGIGLFCFDNGKVLLPDVEDQRKLDAYKEINLAIALL, encoded by the coding sequence ATGTTACGTAATTTTTCAGTTTATCGCCCGAGGCAGATAGCAAAGTTTGTCAAAGTTTTGTTTAAGGGGCAGTTTTTTATCTCAGGGATTGGTCTTTTCTGCTTTGACAACGGTAAGGTGCTATTGCCAGACGTCGAAGATCAGCGAAAATTAGATGCTTACAAAGAAATTAATTTAGCGATTGCGCTGCTTTAG
- a CDS encoding YtfJ family protein, with protein sequence MKKLTLLASLFCFPSLALALNLNVGQAIPSVSVKDYGELIIQADEINYQVWDSQQMLGKVRVIQAIAGRSSAKKMNAPLMADITAANYPEADYQTTTIINQDDAIWGTGSFVKSSAEESKREFPWSSMVLDQHGIVTSFWKLPEETSTIIVLDKVGKVLFIKQGALSEQERQTVLTLISDNI encoded by the coding sequence ATGAAAAAACTGACTTTACTTGCATCGCTATTTTGTTTCCCCTCCTTAGCACTTGCTCTCAATCTGAACGTAGGCCAAGCCATTCCTTCAGTATCAGTAAAAGATTATGGCGAACTCATTATTCAAGCTGATGAAATTAACTATCAAGTATGGGATAGCCAGCAGATGCTCGGTAAAGTACGAGTGATTCAAGCAATCGCTGGAAGAAGTAGTGCAAAAAAAATGAATGCACCACTGATGGCAGATATCACTGCCGCTAATTACCCAGAAGCAGACTATCAAACCACAACAATTATCAACCAAGATGACGCCATTTGGGGCACAGGTTCGTTTGTAAAGTCTTCAGCCGAAGAGAGTAAAAGAGAATTTCCTTGGTCTTCAATGGTGTTAGATCAACACGGCATTGTCACTTCGTTTTGGAAGTTGCCTGAAGAGACGTCAACCATCATCGTTCTCGACAAAGTAGGTAAAGTGTTATTTATCAAACAGGGTGCACTGTCAGAACAAGAGCGCCAAACTGTACTCACTCTCATTTCTGATAATATTTAG
- the ppa gene encoding inorganic diphosphatase, which yields MSLNLVPAGKSLPDDIYVVIEIPANADPIKYEVDKDSGAVFVDRFMSAPMFYPCNYGYVNQTLSLDGDPVDVLVPTPYPLMPGSVIRCRPVGVLKMTDESGEDAKVFAVPHSKLSKEYEHIQDVDDISELLKAQITQFFERYKELEAGKWVKVDGWADAEAAREEILTSYQRAQDK from the coding sequence ATGAGTTTAAATCTAGTCCCTGCGGGCAAATCGCTGCCAGATGATATTTATGTGGTGATTGAGATCCCTGCGAATGCTGACCCCATTAAATACGAAGTAGATAAAGATTCTGGGGCTGTGTTTGTCGACCGCTTTATGTCCGCGCCGATGTTCTACCCATGTAACTATGGTTACGTGAATCAAACCCTATCTCTAGACGGTGATCCCGTTGATGTACTGGTTCCGACGCCTTACCCTCTTATGCCGGGTTCAGTCATTCGTTGTCGTCCGGTTGGTGTATTGAAAATGACGGATGAGTCAGGTGAAGATGCGAAAGTGTTTGCCGTTCCACACAGTAAACTCAGCAAAGAGTATGAACATATCCAAGATGTGGATGATATTTCTGAGTTATTAAAGGCACAAATCACCCAGTTCTTCGAGCGATACAAAGAGCTAGAAGCCGGAAAATGGGTAAAAGTGGATGGCTGGGCAGACGCTGAAGCGGCCCGTGAAGAAATACTTACGTCTTATCAACGCGCTCAAGACAAGTAA
- the tamB gene encoding autotransporter assembly complex protein TamB, translating to MLKAWQVTKWTSITLVTILLLVVLLIAFALFSNAGLKSVLWGAQQVLPQLQVTNATGALFPRFTLEQLSYKDDELFIDLQAESITLAIDLHCLTQPKLCVDEIALQGVRFAMPEVAASESTSPESEPISESTTVSTPLPIEIRAIDLSDIELSILGNDIRWQRFATSLAMSGSELTIGKTQLEDPLVKLATADDSSPEPETSKESSSAPIVLPEVEIPLTIKVEGIEIVRFKLEQETPVVVNALSLVADASDYQVNVDALNLDMPQVDASLQGGIELKGGYPLKLALQAAMKQTELKGQKLDLNVSGSVESLNLQSEFSGLLLGKLQGKLEPLNSKLPFDATLSDVSVQWPLTGESEYQASITQLSASGSLDGYKVSLQGKALGQPIPDVALELEGSGDLQHIELAQLSVKGLGGSVDGKVMVDWQSPINWDGDINLTHIQPGLQWPEAEGDLSGRIVTNGSLTEAGGWQVAVPTLDIVGVLRDYPLDIDGEVIASDKQGQGELHIETQGLNIAHGPNKISASGSLDKNWDMALQLDFPDLSKSVPDLAGQLSGDLSLKGAMLAPDVDVNLGIQQVNWKQEAGLQQLKLVGQLAPLPLAQAKADIELTAKGLRYQEQSVESLDVTFIGTQAAHTLKLAMISELLSANLEVDGQLQLKPAMAWLGNLNQARFETEQGPIELDKAVDINVDIDKQLAKVSAHCWKQGGSSLCLDKDAELGQSGEAYVSINQFNFEQIKDYIPNDTEIAGLVNAKAWAKWAPESKPEASVKVEMPKGNVTQSLEVPLVVGWEKVEVDAKLTNDKLQAKWLIDVTDNGDLLGNIELPDVLSEQRKIDGQIELTRFNLDFLQPLFGEFNQVKANIDSKIDIKGDAMHPQLFGDFHISDLLLTGDISPVQVSSGEVVLAFDGYEAKLDANIQTKDGELKVDGEGNWQDLAQWQSKVRIFSDALNVDVPPMVKVKVVPDMEIVAGPQFAKIDGSIGLPWGRIVVEELPQSAVAVSSDQVLLNSDLTPEDERSSLPFNVETNILIDIGNDFTISAFGLEGDLRGNLKVTQKDKGPFVQGEINIVDGSYSSFGQDLIIEEGKILMTGPVDQPYVNITAIRNPDTTADDVEAGVKVTGLATEPKVEIFSDPSMPQANALSYLLRGQDIDGETGGNALTTTLIGLSLARSGKVVGEIGQAFGVKDLQLDTAGTGDDSQVTVSGYVLPGLQVKYGVGIFNSLGEFTVRYRIIEDFYVEAVSGLYSSVIFLYQFEVD from the coding sequence ATGTTAAAAGCTTGGCAAGTCACCAAGTGGACCAGTATTACCTTGGTCACGATTTTGTTGCTGGTGGTTCTTTTGATCGCTTTTGCACTGTTCAGTAACGCAGGATTGAAGAGTGTACTTTGGGGCGCTCAACAGGTGCTTCCTCAATTACAAGTGACTAATGCCACTGGTGCTTTATTTCCCCGTTTTACTCTTGAGCAACTCAGCTATAAAGACGATGAACTGTTTATCGACTTGCAAGCCGAGTCCATCACTTTGGCGATAGACCTCCACTGTTTAACCCAGCCTAAACTCTGTGTTGATGAAATCGCTTTGCAAGGTGTGAGATTTGCAATGCCAGAAGTGGCGGCGTCAGAATCGACTTCCCCTGAAAGCGAGCCAATCAGCGAGTCAACAACGGTATCGACGCCGTTACCGATTGAAATCCGTGCCATTGATTTGTCTGATATTGAATTGTCGATTTTAGGCAATGATATCCGTTGGCAGCGTTTTGCAACGTCACTGGCGATGTCGGGTTCGGAATTGACGATAGGCAAGACTCAATTAGAAGATCCGCTGGTTAAGTTAGCGACCGCTGATGACTCAAGCCCTGAGCCAGAAACGTCGAAGGAGAGCAGCAGCGCCCCTATCGTTTTACCTGAGGTTGAAATCCCTCTTACTATCAAGGTTGAGGGAATTGAAATCGTTCGTTTTAAGCTGGAGCAAGAAACGCCAGTCGTCGTCAACGCCTTGAGTCTCGTCGCTGATGCGAGTGACTATCAGGTCAATGTCGATGCGCTAAATCTCGATATGCCGCAGGTTGATGCCTCATTGCAGGGTGGGATCGAGCTTAAGGGCGGTTACCCTTTAAAACTGGCATTGCAAGCCGCCATGAAGCAAACCGAGCTGAAAGGTCAAAAGCTTGATCTTAATGTCAGCGGTAGCGTCGAATCATTGAATTTGCAGAGCGAGTTCTCAGGACTGCTGCTCGGTAAGCTGCAAGGCAAGCTTGAACCACTCAATAGCAAGTTACCCTTTGATGCAACCTTATCGGATGTGAGTGTTCAATGGCCATTAACTGGAGAGAGTGAATATCAGGCATCGATTACACAGCTATCGGCGTCAGGGTCTCTTGATGGCTATAAGGTTAGCTTACAAGGTAAGGCTTTAGGGCAACCGATCCCAGATGTTGCACTGGAGCTAGAAGGTTCAGGAGATTTGCAGCATATCGAACTTGCCCAGCTATCCGTCAAAGGACTAGGCGGTTCGGTAGATGGCAAAGTCATGGTTGACTGGCAATCTCCTATCAATTGGGATGGCGATATCAATCTCACTCATATTCAACCTGGATTGCAGTGGCCAGAGGCGGAAGGGGATCTCAGTGGGCGAATTGTGACCAACGGGTCTTTAACGGAGGCTGGGGGCTGGCAAGTTGCCGTACCTACTCTGGATATTGTTGGTGTGTTACGAGATTATCCTCTCGATATTGACGGTGAGGTGATCGCCTCTGACAAACAAGGTCAAGGAGAGTTGCACATTGAGACTCAGGGATTAAATATTGCCCATGGACCCAATAAGATAAGTGCATCGGGATCGCTCGATAAAAATTGGGATATGGCTCTGCAATTAGACTTTCCCGACCTTTCAAAATCGGTACCCGATTTGGCTGGGCAGTTGAGCGGTGATTTGAGTTTAAAAGGCGCGATGTTAGCGCCGGATGTCGATGTGAATTTGGGGATTCAACAAGTTAACTGGAAGCAGGAAGCGGGTTTGCAACAGCTAAAGCTGGTGGGTCAATTAGCGCCTTTACCCTTAGCACAAGCAAAAGCTGATATTGAGTTGACAGCAAAAGGGTTGCGCTATCAAGAGCAGAGCGTAGAAAGCTTGGATGTTACTTTTATTGGAACGCAAGCCGCACATACCTTAAAACTCGCCATGATTTCAGAGTTATTGTCAGCCAATTTAGAGGTTGATGGTCAGTTGCAATTGAAGCCAGCTATGGCATGGCTTGGCAATTTAAATCAAGCTCGCTTTGAAACCGAACAAGGACCGATTGAATTAGATAAAGCCGTTGATATCAATGTCGATATCGACAAGCAATTAGCGAAGGTGTCGGCACATTGCTGGAAACAAGGTGGGTCGAGTTTATGCCTAGATAAAGATGCCGAATTGGGTCAGAGCGGTGAGGCTTATGTCAGTATCAATCAGTTCAACTTTGAGCAAATAAAAGACTATATCCCTAACGATACCGAGATCGCTGGTTTGGTGAATGCTAAAGCGTGGGCAAAGTGGGCACCTGAATCGAAACCAGAAGCGAGCGTGAAAGTTGAAATGCCGAAAGGCAATGTGACTCAATCCTTGGAAGTGCCGCTGGTGGTTGGTTGGGAGAAGGTGGAAGTCGACGCAAAACTGACCAATGATAAGCTGCAAGCCAAGTGGCTTATTGATGTGACAGACAATGGCGATCTGTTGGGTAATATTGAGTTGCCAGACGTATTGAGTGAACAGAGAAAGATAGATGGTCAGATAGAGCTTACTCGTTTCAACCTCGACTTTTTACAACCCCTGTTTGGTGAGTTCAACCAAGTTAAAGCGAATATCGATAGTAAAATCGACATTAAAGGGGATGCGATGCATCCACAACTGTTTGGTGATTTTCATATTAGCGACTTACTGCTGACCGGCGATATCTCCCCAGTTCAAGTCTCTTCTGGTGAAGTCGTACTTGCGTTTGATGGCTATGAGGCAAAACTCGATGCCAATATCCAGACCAAAGATGGTGAGTTAAAAGTCGATGGTGAAGGAAACTGGCAAGACTTGGCACAATGGCAAAGCAAGGTTCGTATTTTTTCAGATGCTTTGAATGTCGATGTACCACCAATGGTCAAGGTAAAGGTGGTGCCCGATATGGAAATTGTTGCGGGTCCACAGTTTGCCAAGATCGATGGCTCTATTGGTCTGCCTTGGGGGCGAATTGTGGTGGAAGAACTTCCTCAAAGTGCCGTCGCGGTGTCTAGTGATCAAGTGTTGTTGAACTCAGATCTGACTCCGGAGGATGAGAGATCTTCCCTGCCGTTTAACGTTGAAACCAATATCTTAATTGATATAGGCAATGACTTTACGATTTCTGCCTTTGGTCTAGAAGGTGACTTGCGAGGCAATCTTAAGGTGACCCAGAAAGACAAAGGACCGTTTGTTCAAGGTGAGATCAACATTGTTGACGGTTCTTATAGCTCCTTTGGTCAGGATCTTATTATTGAAGAAGGTAAGATCTTGATGACAGGACCGGTGGATCAGCCTTATGTCAATATCACGGCAATCCGAAATCCAGACACGACCGCTGATGATGTTGAAGCGGGAGTGAAAGTGACTGGGTTAGCGACCGAACCTAAAGTTGAAATATTTTCAGACCCAAGTATGCCGCAAGCTAACGCGCTTTCCTATTTGTTACGGGGGCAAGATATTGATGGAGAAACCGGAGGCAATGCCTTAACCACGACGCTTATCGGTTTGAGTCTAGCTCGCAGCGGTAAAGTGGTGGGAGAGATAGGTCAAGCCTTTGGTGTTAAGGACCTACAACTTGATACAGCAGGTACAGGGGATGATTCTCAGGTGACGGTCAGTGGTTACGTTTTACCGGGGCTACAGGTGAAGTATGGGGTCGGTATATTTAACTCATTAGGGGAATTTACCGTGCGCTACCGGATTATCGAGGATTTTTATGTTGAGGCGGTCTCTGGTCTCTATAGCTCGGTCATCTTTTTGTATCAATTTGAAGTCGATTAA